The following are encoded in a window of Rosa chinensis cultivar Old Blush chromosome 4, RchiOBHm-V2, whole genome shotgun sequence genomic DNA:
- the LOC112198274 gene encoding programmed cell death 6-interacting protein: MMLHFRDPANLKTKKIVFEEAYAACDSATLEQLKELSSKRRILEESTNESSPITKAIAREMSGGLTSQSQQVLQKLELYLPVLENLFFHIDLISSNEQIVQWTSELKIQWTSALSSSSFFNFGGSKYFQIDNLQFEIVMTLFLYGAILRERASEVLPSDLLKSATLFREAAGVYHYLAHQVLPSLQPSVPVEKPPEVVPSVSTVMSLICLAEAQAVTIKRAEEKGTTVGLLAKLHHGVVELLDEAACALHTASMECKDISSRFVEFITSCKALHELKSQKYLAESLKNNNDGQFGVSVGLLRRALINAKRKIPSEESWKSVFKKEIDDFAELLRKHEHENEFVWHEKIPSGDELPKPEGTKIASVIPYNPKRWERELAFKI; encoded by the exons ATGATGCTGCATTTTCGAGACCCAGCAAACCTGAAGACCAAGAAG ATTGTGTTTGAGGAGGCGTATGCTGCTTGTGATTCTGCAACACTTGAACAGCTGAAAGAGTTGAGCTCTAAGCGTAGGATTCTCGAGGAGTCAACTAATGAGAGCAGCCCCATTACTAAGGCCATTGCAAGGGAAATGTCTGGAGGGTTAACTTCCCAGTCTCAACAG GTTCTTCAAAAACTAGAACTGTATCTTCCAGTGTTGGAAAATTTATTCTTCCACATTGATTTGATCAGCAGCAACGAACAGATAGTTCAGTGGACTTCAGAACTCAAGATACAATGGACTAGTGCTCTTAGTTCATCATCGTTCTTTAACTTTGGAGGTTCTAAATATTTTCAAATAGATAACTTGCAATTTGAGATTGTTATGACTCTTTTCCTTTATGGTGCAATCCTTCGGGAGAGAGCATCAGAAGTTCTTCCATCAG ACCTATTGAAATCTGCGACCCTTTTCAGAGAAGCTGCTGGTGTTTATCACTATCTTGCTCATCAGGTCCTTCCTTCTCTACAGCCTTCAGTCCCTGTGGAAAAGCCACCAGAAGTTGTCCCATCTGTGTCCACTGTCATGAGCCTTATTTGTTTGGCTGAGGCCCAG GCAGTAACAATAAAGAGGGCTGAAGAGAAGGGTACTACTGTTGGTCTGTTGGCAAAGTTGCACCATGGTGTTGTAGAGTTGCTTGATGAAGCCGCATGTGCTTTACATACAGCTTCCATGGAATGCAAAGATATTTCTTCGCGCTTTGTG GAATTCATCACATCTTGCAAAGCGTTACATGAGTTAAAAAGTCAGAAATACTTGGCTGAAAGCCTGAAGAATAATAATGATGGCCAATTCGGGGTTTCTGTTGGACTTCTTCGACGTGCACTGATCAATGCGAAAAGGAAAATACCAAGTGAAGAATCTTGGAAATCTGTTTTCAAAAAGGAAATTGATGATTTTGCCGAATTACTCAGGAAGCATGAACATGAAAATGAATTTGTCTGGCATGAGAAAATCCCCTCTGGTGATGAGTTGCCAAAACCCGAGGGTACCAAAATCGCGAGTGTTATACCTTACAATCCCAAAAGATGGGAAAGAGAGCTCGCCTTCAAGATCTAA
- the LOC112198275 gene encoding uncharacterized protein LOC112198275, whose translation MAVAQCSSVFKPCSNKTPLSPFANSPILSTISTTPIISGFKPLRLSMSRSLLSNSQTYRRGKVASALVSEENAITSSSSDDTDGFKLTYLEGNSWLWDVCGVKILVDPILVGNLDFGIPWLYDAAKRFLKNFQLSDVPEVDCLLITQSLDDHCHLKTLKPLSEKYPTLRVIATPNAKALLDPLFSNVTYLEPGESSTIEARNGSEVKVQATPGPVLGPPWQRPENGYLVISPQEKFTLYYEPHCVYNTGSLGKERADIVITPVIKQLLPYFTLVSGQEDAVQLAKLLHAKFIVPMRNGELESKGLLASIVQSEGTIESFKELLSKELPDAQVLEPTPGVPLDVPPLSILQ comes from the exons ATGGCTGTTGCTCAGTGCAGCTCTGTTTTCAAACCATGTTCAAACAAAACACCCTTATCTCCTTTTGCAAACTCTCCTATTCTTTCTACTATTAGCACCACTCCAATTATCTCAGGTTTCAAGCCACTGAGGCTTTCAATGTCCAGGTCTCTTCTCTCTAACTCACAAACTTACAGGAGAGGTAAGGTTGCTTCTGCTTTGGTTTCTGAGGAAAACGCAATCACCTCTAGTTCGTCTGATGATACTGATGGCTTCAAACTCACTTACTTGGAG GGAAATAGTTGGTTGTGGGATGTGTGTGGAGTGAAAATATTGGTGGATCCAATCTTGGTGGGTAATTTGGATTTTGGAATCCCCTGGCTCTATGATGCTGCCAAGAGGTTTTTGAAAAATTTCCAG CTAAGTGATGTTCCGGAAGTTGATTGCTTACTGATTACACAAAGTCTTGACGATCACTGCCATTTGAAGACGTTAAAGCCCCTCTCCGAAAAGTACCCAACTCTTAGAGTAATAGCTACACCAAATGCAAAGGCATTGTTGGATCCCCTTTTCAGCAAT GTTACATATCTCGAACCTGGCGAGAGCTCCACAATTGAAGCAAGAAATGGTTCTGAAGTCAAAGTTCAGGCCACTCCAGGTCCAGTTCTAGGTCCTCCTTGGCAGCGCCCTGAAAATGG GTATCTCGTCATTTCTCCACAAGAGAAATTTACTCTATACTATGAACCCCATTGTGTATACAACACTGGTTCACTGGGGAAGGAAAGGGCTGACATTGTCATCACACCAGTCATAAAGCAGCTTCTGCCATATTTTACTTTGGTCTCGGGACAAGAAGATGCAGTTCAACTTGCAAAGCTTCTGCATGCCAA GTTCATTGTCCCAATGAGAAATGGGGAGTTGGAGAGCAAAGGGTTGCTTGCCAGTATAGTCCAGTCTGAAGGAACAATAGAATCATTCAAG GAACTTCTATCGAAGGAATTACCAGATGCACAAGTACTAGAACCAACTCCTGGTGTACCGCTAGATGTGCCACCACTTTCGATCCTTCAATAG